The genomic window ACCCGTACAGCCCCAGGCAAGATGACGTCCCAAGTGGCTGCCCATGTCGCCTATGCCTACATCCAccactcattttatttttaatcttagATCATCCCCATCAACTGCTATTTTTAAATCCAGTTTAAAGACCTCTTTTTATTCTTTAGCTTTTAATTCAGTCTGAATTTTTGTTTTCGTATTGTGTGTTTGATTCTATTACTGTTGTTATTGCTTTTGTATATTCATTTATTCTGCATTGTACAACACTTTGGTCAActcctgttgtttttaaatgtgcttttataaatgattaaactaaaggacagagcccagaccttaaccaaGTAGAGATTGAAGATGTTCTTTTCCCCATTAAGTCACAGAGCCAGACACAAATTAACTTGCCAAAAATTTGTGAATGTATTAGTTATTTTTGTTATCAGACATAGGAAAGTAAATTGGAGAGTGGTGTCATAAGATGGTCTCCTCATCTTTTCTGAGGATGTTAACTTGTACTGggtgtatttaaatacatccattgggaaaatataaaactacCTTTCCTTTGTTTAAACTAATAAAATCACATGTTCAATTTAGCGAAAATCAAATCACATCTCTAGAATGTTCTTACTAggcatataataatttttttatcttttggttGGGCAACTGGTTGTCTCTTCACGGGGTAGGGGCATGATAAGTTTCCTGGGTGGGGTACATGGAAAAGCTTGGTAGGAAATGCCCCTCATGTCCCCCCTTTGACCCAGCCATGCTGCAGAGCTGTATTGCACTGAACTCTTATTATGATTAAGGCAGGTCAGATAACAGCGCTGGTTGACCAATCGAGGTTCAGCTCTATGAGCAATAAACATGAGAAATTAAGCAGTTTTCTCATTTTCTCTGAAATCAAAATTTAAagcaaaatttagttttttaattttgaaataataaaCTAATTAATGTATTCATATCTAGagaaattatctcattatttgttTCAAAACTGGATAATAAGTCCAATCCCTATTTTCataaataacacaaatataaataacaaaaatgttttcattgtctTTCACCTTTCAACAAaaatttttatgacagtttaagCACCGTTGATTTACCCAGCAACTGACAAACAGCAAGTTGTTGTTTGattttatatttacaaatgtttaataAAGCAGTGTTTATTGGTacttaatacatttcaaatgaatgATTAGATGTTCATCAAAATATGCAATTATTAAACCAAAAGTAATCAaatagtaatcagattagatcTGTTTGGACTTAGATATGACATAAAAAAGGTTATCTAAAAGATTATGTTGTTGATtacaatgtgtaatttgtaatcagtgccAGATtaaatttcagaagtaatctacccagcactgtctGTGAAAATACCATTATCTGCAGTCATTCACAAGCAGCTGATACGTTGTACTTAATGTGGAATGAATTTCGGTATTGTTTCCTGCCCTCACAACCACTATAACCTTTCAAACTATGCACTCTATCGACTATCTTTGAGTATTACTGGAAATTTGATGATTTGATTAAGTTGCTACCActtaaagtgaaaaaataaagaGATATAAAGAGATCTTTGTTCATGTCATATAAAAGTTCATATTTTGTGTAAGCCTACTAGAAAATGTTGTGTTAGGTGTTCATCAACAAATCAATCAAGAGAAATGGAGGTCCAAAAgttaaagttttattttgtattaattttacattttcgaAGAGTCTCCTTTTGAAAGATTTTCACTCAGCTACGTCTTTAACCTGGAAAAATTAGAAATTGAACAATTACATAATTAGTATACATTTTAAGttacaattgagatattaaactAAAGCTTTAAAGCTGTGGCAAATATGGTTTAAAATATCTTAGAAAGTAAATCTTTTAGTAAGTATTAGAACTGATATATCATATAAATTACCTTTCCAGCATCACGGCTCTTGACTCTGAGCTTGTTGACCTGAGATTCAGCAATGTCAGCGCGCTCCTCAGCCTCCTCCAGCTCATGCTGTGACTTCCTCAATTTGGACAGGTGAGTGTTGGCTTGTTCATCCTGCAACGTCAAATATATAGGTATACAAGacacaaataatgtaaaatgtgGCATTTATCGTTTTCAAATTAGATACTCACAGCTTCTTCAGCCTGCCTCTTGTAAGACTTGACCTTCAGCTGAAGCTTGTCAACCAGATCTTGCAGTCTGGTGATGTTCTTCTTATCCTCCTCAGTCTGCAGGTAATAAACATACATTAGACAAGAATATAATAAGAAAAATGTTGTCTGAAATTTTATAACATTTTCTTTACCTGGTACGTGAGCTCCTTCACTCTCCTCTCATATTTGCGAACACCTTTAACAGCATCAATTCCACGTCTCTGTTCTGCCTCAACTTCAGTCTCAAGCTCACGGACCTTAATTATAGATATTATTAAACTCATTTCACTCAAAAAAATTAGGTTTACACTATCAAACACAAAGTAAGCAGTATTGTAGTATGACATACACTACACAGCACCCATATCAAGATAATAAACACTGAAATAAAGGCAAGCGTACTCTTGACTCCAGTTTCTGGAGTTGTTTCTTTCCCCCTTCATGGCCAGATTCTCAGCCTCATCCAGACGGTGCTGCAGGTCCTTCACTGTGACTTCCAAATTTTTCTTCATCCTCTCAAGGTGAGCACTGGTGTCCTGTTCCTTTTTTAGCTCTTCTGCCATCATTGCAGCCTTTTGAAATCACAAATTCCACAAATTTGCATTAGGTCTAAATATTTAAGTGTGCAGATTCTTGAGAAGCTTCTTTGAATTTTCAGTTACTCACATCAGTGATGGCCTTCTTGGCCTTCTCTTCTGCGTTTCTGGCTTCTTGTACAGTGTCATCAACTTCACTCTGGATTTGAACAAGGTCAGCTTCAAGCTTCTTCTTCGTGTTCATTAGACTTGTGTTCTACAAAATGGATAAgataattcaatttattttttaacaacacttTCAATTACCATAATTTAACTCTTCAAAAACACCAGCAACTATATGCATTTACCTGAGAGTGCAGGAGTCCAACACGCTCACTGACATCCACCAGCTCTTGTTCAGCCACTTTGCGGCCTCTCTCTGTCTGCTCCAGAGCTGCTCTCAGCTCCTCAATCTCAGCCTGCATCAGACTGTTTCTGCGCTCCACCATAGCCACCTGCTCCTTCATGTCTTCCTGTCCTCTCAGGGCATCATCAAGGTGCAGTTGGGCATcctgtacatacatttttttgagGGCTCCCTGATtcattttttgcttttcatttttgtgtagcaTACTCATTTACACACTTATACAAACTGAAAGCCAGAGAGAGGTCACATACCTTGAGTTGTCCCTGAACATTCCTCAGCTGTTTCTGGGCCTCAGCAGCCTGGCGATTGGAATGGCTCAGATGAATCTCCATCTCATTAAGATCTCCCTCCATCTTTTTCTTGATTCTCAGGGCATCATTCCTGCTCCTGACCTCAGAGTCAAGAGTGCTCTGCATGGACTCAATGACTCTCTGGCTGTTCCTCTTGATCTGTTCCATCTCCTCGTCCTTCTCTGCAAGTGtgaccagaacacacacacacacaagacaagaCAGTCACAGTGTAAGTCAAATGAACtgagccaaaggaggctttaggggcgaaggcctggaaggctctggaggtggagccgaaggaggctttaggggcaaaggcctggaaggctctggaggtggagccgaaggaggctttaggggcgaaggcctggaaggctttggaggtggagccaaggggggctttaggggcgaaggcctggaaggctctggaggtggagccaaggggggctttaggggcgaaggcctggaaggctcaggaagtggagcccatggaggtggcgccgtaggaggctccagaggtgaagccctggaaggctctggaggcagagccgagggaggtgacgcagtgggaggtggcgccgtagaaggctccaggagtgaagccctggtaggctctggaggcagagccaggggaggtggcgccataggaggcttgggaggcggagccgcaggaggctcgggaggcgaatctgtagaaggctctggagtcttagggagcagagccgtaggaggctcgggtggtggagccgtggaaggctcgagaggcggagcactaggaagctctggagtctttgggagcagagccatgagaggctcgggaggtggagccgtaggaggctctggagggggagctgtaggaggctcgggaggcagagcaataggagcctctagtggccgagccctggaaggctcgagaggcttgaggggggagccatgaaagactcgagagacgaagccctgaggggcttgagaggaggagccctgaaagactcgagagggggagccctgagaggcttgagagggggaggagccctgagagactcgagaggcgaagccgtgagaggcttgaggggtggagccatgaaagactcgagaggggaagccctgagaggcggaggagccctgagagactcggagaggcgagccgtgagaggcttgaggggtggagccatgaaagactcgagggatggagccctgaaagactcgagaggcgaagccgtgagaggcttgaagggtggagccatgaaagactcgagggatggaggagccctgagagactcgagggatggagctctgggaggctcgtgaggaggagccctaggaggctcgtgaggaggggcccttggaggctcgagaggaggagccctgggaggctcgagaggaggagccctagaaggctcgtgaggaggggcccttggaggctcgagaggaggagccctgggaggctcgagaggaggagccctgagagactcgtgaggcggagcccgggagggctctgaggggcgagcagaggctgaccgagccgtggaagactctgagggcggagcagaggtctgcagagccgtggaagactctgtgggcggagcagaacccggcagagccgtggaagactctgagggaacctctgtggtcttgagcacaagacgagactggggagaaggggccctcttccttctcttacgtcttcggccaacaggggatgtggccatgaggacggtcgaggttacaggcgctggctcgctgaccgtggcagacatgggcgctggctcgctgaccgtggcaggcaggagcgttggccgtggcgggcatgggcgctggctcgttggccgtggcgggcatgggcgctggctcgttggccgtgggcgctggctcgttggccgtggcaggcatgggcgttgactcgctggccgtgccaggcttcgaggctggggccgtgacaggcctcgggattggggccgtgtcaggcttcgggactagggccgtgtacggcttcgggactagggccgtgtaaggcttcaagacgggggccgtgtaaggcttcaggacggggccgtgtaaggcttcaagacgggggccgggtaaggcttcaagacgggggccgtgtaaggcttcaagacggaggccgtgtaaggcttcaagacgggggccgtgtaaggcttcaagacgggggccgtagtaggcttcgagacgggggccgtggtaggcttcgagacgggggtcgtggtaggcctcgagacgggggccgtggtgtagagcgctggttcagtatctgcctcccccacagtaaacgaggaaccaacgcagagcagggcgaggtcaataaactgagccaggttgagacagcagcgaccaccaggcatgtatgatgaggctggctcattcagtccatcttgaaaatgtctttcagaaccacctcatcaaaattcacctggttggccagggcacaaaaatcagtaacataagcctccaaggtttggcttccctgacgcaaaaccatgagttgggccgctgggtccatgatgtcgagggcggggttatgagttacacaactgctgcctcgcataaaaaaccctAGGTTAGCATCaaaagagccgtcaaacctctcagggggttcagaaatgcgctgggagtataaacgggctcagggacagacacaggcagaacagggtgacaaaagtcaaacaaagtgcttacctgctgtccctgggccgtgagtgcgTGGTAATCTCTCCCAGCCGCAAATCCGCGCTCGGAACACGCCacgaaaatccgctctagtgagctgcgcgaatccgtggGGTGCATTGTGACTGCCTTCGGttaggttggttattctgtgaccagaacacacacacacacaagacaagaCAGTCACAGTGTAAGTCAatgaactgctttattaaataaaaagcaggcgaaggtacaataaggaaaatccagcgggagaatggtcagggaaagcgtagagtcgagagccggggaatcaggatataacAATAGGGCAATAGCAAAAGAGTGGTCACGGAAAGcaagggggtcaaagccgggatAAACAGGATGTATATACTAACTAGGGCGAagaactagatgagactagcggggcataggtacgggaaactaaacacaataaccaacgggatacaaacggaaggatagtgtatttataggggcgagtgcaggtgtaaacaatgtgtggggattggaagcgcgtgagtgcaggtggtcataatgttctggctgaagcgcatgagaagcgagcatgagtcagaggggggagatagtttacgagcgagagctcgtaatagcaaaaccgggcgtggaagcccgagggaggaaaaagagcgtacgagctcaagggggcggagcgagggagtgggacgcgagcacgctcgcggagtgcatgtgtgcgtgctcgcggaagcggagatggggcagaggagcggggttcgtgacagcaaGCTTCCTGTCAATCTCACTCTTGACCTGGTTTAGCTCAAGTTGGACACGAAGGATCTTAGATTCCTCATGCTCCAGGGTGCCCTATAAACGGTGAAAAATAATTTTGGAATTTCATAATGAAAACAATCATTAACAGGACAGGATAgtgctacatttttttttacaacaaaataatacatattaatcTTCAATACAATTATCTTCAGATACTCACTTCAGCCTCCTCTAAGGCAGTCtgaatctcagacttctcagtcTCAATAGCCTTCTTGGCCTTTTCCAGCTCATGAATGCTTTTACCAGTCTCACCTATCTGCTCTGTCAGATCTGAGATCTCCTCTACATAAGAGAAAGAAAATAGTATCAGTATATTATAAACAGTACACACATTCAATTCCCATTACTGATTTAACACTAAGAGTGTTGAAGTTAATAAATAATTCAACAAATGAGGTCTTACGCTGTAGGTTATTGTTTTCTCTCTTGAGTGTCTCCAGCTGATCCAGACTCTCTTCATCTTCTCTTCAAGAGTTCTTCATCTTGAACAGCTCAGTGCTGAGTGAGCGTGCCTCTTTCTGGGCACCTTCCAGCTCTGCCTGACCTTCCTCATACTTCTGCTTCCATTCTGCCAGGACCTTGGGTAGAGAAATTTCAGGCTCCACTAATAATATTATTACTTAATTTGAGATGTGAGAGGAATTAGCATATCACAGAAGTAGTCAAATTGTTTACCTTGTCAAAGTTCCTCTGCTTCTTGTCAAGGTTGGCAGCCAAGCCATTGGCTCTCTCCACATCAATCATGAGGTCCTCCACTTCACCCTGGAGTCTCTGTTTGGTCTTCTCCAGAGAGGCACATTTGGAGTTCACTGCCTCAATTTGTTCCTCTGCCTCTTGCAGACGCTGAGCCAGCTTCTTCCTGTTATGAATTTGTCAGCATTAATCTATGATGCAAACATTTTCACATATTAACAAGTGTTTATCAGCTCCTCTGATGTTCATACTTGGACTCTTCTAGCTCCTCTGTGCGCTGGATGGCATCAGTTTCATATTTGGTTCTCCACTGAGCAACCTCACTGTTGGCCTTAGACATTCCCCGCTGCAGCTCAGCCTTTGCCTCCTGCTCTTCCTCAAACTGCTCACGGAGCAGGTCACAGTCATGACGGGCTGACTGCACAGCATGGGCCAGAGCATTCTTGGCCTAGGATGCAAAGTCATACTATTAGCTTTACTCTGCACAGGCAAATATGTGGTCACAATAATTTTGCTGTAATACCTTAACTTCCTCTTCAATATGTCTCTTAAGCTCCTCAGTTTGTTGAGTGAAAGCTTGTTTGTCTCTGGTGAGCTGAGCAACTACAGCCTCCTTCTCTTCTAACTGACGGCCAAACTCACCTGTTGGtgagaaagtattttattaaTCAGTATGCTTGTTTCTAATAAGCCTAAGTTAGAGTCATAAATTCAATGCAGAATTATTTGAATACACTATACTTAATAATTCTCAACATACTAATAATTTGATCATAATTTTCATCTCATACCATTTTCAGTTTGAAGTCTTGCTCTTTGAGCACTGAGGTCATTTAACTGGCGAAGATTCTCATCGCTCTTGGACTTCATTTCACTGAGTTGGTCCTCAAGTGTGCGGCACATCTTCTCTAGATTGGACTGCAAATACAAAGTCGTTAGATATTCAAAAAATCCTACACATttgattaatttctttagaaaccCAATTCTCAACCTTTGCTTTGGCAACAGCCTCCATGTTGCTAGAGAGATCATCAATCTCCATTTTGTATTCACTCTTCTCCTTCTCAAGCTTCTGCTTGATGCGCTGGAGGTTGTCGACTTGCTCTCCCAGCTCAGCCACACTGTCGGCCTGCTTCTTGCGGAGGGCAGCAGCAGTGGCTTCATGCTGGAGGGTGGCCTCTTCAAGATCACGACGCAGCTTCTGAAATTCAGCCTCACGCTTCTTATTCATCTCAATCTGAGCAGACGTTGCTCCTCCAGCCTCCTCAAGCCCCTCACTGATCTCCTCAAGTTCTCTGGAAAGATCAGCTCTCTGCTTCTCCACCTTTGTACGAGCAGCACGCTCAGCCTCAACCTCTTCCTCCAGTTCTTCAACGTGAGCCTGCAGTGGGCAAGTAATTAATTCATTTCTGATcttgaatttttttaaacaaataacaatgtgacaaaaataaaataccaaaaaaatTCCAAATACCTGAAGCTCCTTGATCTTCTTCTGGAGTTGAGCTCCAAGAGATTGCTCATCCTCAATCTTGCTCAGGGGCTGGCTTAAATCAAAGTCTTTCCTGTGGGAGTTCAACAATAACTTGTGTGTATAACAATaacttacataaaaaaaataacacaaaaatagcaATAGAAGTTCTAATAATTTGATGTTTTAAAATACTTCTTAAGTTTCTCATCTGATTGCTGCTTGTCATTCTCCAGGTCCATAGTGGTCTCAAGGGCCAATTTGAGGTCTCCTTCAAGCTTTCTCTTGGCTCTCTCAAGATCCATGCACAGCTTTTTCTCTTGTTCAAGGGAACCCTCAAGCTATgggaaaacaatatataaatgttcaaagcaaaaatgtacattaaatgaaTTAAGGACATGTTGAAACAGTAACTCACATCATCAACTTGTTGCACAAGTTTTGTCTTAGCTTTGGTCAGGGTGTTGACTTTGTCCTCCTCTGCCTGGAGATCATCCAGAGTCTGCTGATGTGCCTCTTGGAGGGCTTTCTTCTCCTTTGTAAGCTTGGCAAGGCTCTCATCCTGTCCTGCCATTTCCTCGGTCAGGTTCTTGACCTGTGCGGTGTTGGATACTAAATTACTTCCTTTTGTCctaattaattttcttttaaaaatattaggTAAcagtagaaattaaataatttactcTATTAAACCAACTCAAACTCAAACCTTATTTTCAGTGGCATGTTTCTCCTTTTCCACTTTAGCCAAGGTGAGCTCTAggtcattgtggcagcgggggcgtggtcaagcgcccgtccgggagagaaaagcggtaagggcgcttgcacctgagctaaattatgtctaacacctgtctctaatttcagtgagcacggggaaaGCGGCATAAAaatcagccagagggcctccatggaaAGAGGAGTGACATGAGAGTTACGAGGCTGTGTCATTAAGCTGGCTGTTGAAAGGGTGCTCCGTGCacgttgttttgttatttttgataattattgttaataataaagaccctcacctttgagccactgcgtcaagtgtcatcccttggaggagatcttTACAGTCATCAATGTCCTTCTTCATCTCAGAGCACTCATCCTCCAGTTTCCTCTTCTTGGCTGTGAGTTTAGCATTGATTTCCTCCTCATCCTCCAATCTCTCAGTTGTCTCTTTGAGTTTAGCTTCAAGCTGGATTTTGTTCTTGATTAGACCCTCACACCTCTCCTCAGCATCTGAGAGATTCTCACCTTCCTGACAGGAAAAAGGATTTTACATATTATGGTAAAACAATTGCATAATTTTTAAATGGAACCAAATTTCAGTAAATTAATTAGTGCATACTTACAGAGGCTATTTGAAGCTGCAGATCATTCTTCTTGCAGAGCCTCAAGCTCCTTCTTTTGGCTTCAGCCTTGGCAagattttctttgcattttgtaaAATCCTCTTTCGTGTTTGACAGCTCCTTCTCAGTCTCAGCACTCTTCAGCAGAGGCTTAATCTTGTAGTAAACCTTCATCCATGGCCAGTGTTTGACATTCATGAATGAGCGGATGTTGTATTGGATGGTGTAAATGGACTCCCTGTGAATAATTGGTGATTAAATGTCACAAATATCATTAAGTATAACACGGCTCTCTGAAATACTTAATTATGATTGGCCAATGGCATGATCTAGCAGACTAATATTTCTCATAAACAATTGCACATCCAGGTATTAAAGCCCAATTCACAGGcagcgactttatcgcttgaTGCTAGTCATTGTACTGTAAGTCACAAGTGGGCATTTCTACTGCTGTCGCTCTAACGTTATTGGCTACTTTTCGTATCACTcagcgatctctacaagtaagcttgtaaaataatttcaacttaatTCAATGtttaatgtacaattatttatttattttgtaataagtgTTGTAATTAGCtgtataatgagcagtcagacagttattttctcaaaataaacaccaacagaactcaaaACCAGAGGTTGATTTTAGCTGTTCAACAATTTCattcataatttcaatgcaaatctatattttatgtccatttatttatttatttatttggtggtaagtagctgtgtaataatttGTGCGGTATAATATACAGTAAGTCGGTGATTGTCGCAAAATAAGACCACTCCGCTTTGCGCTCAGGTCCTGATTCCCCTGtctggtttattttgtgataatgaccagatgactgtacattatctcttACATAACTCACCTcctctccatcatcttcacataCTCCCTCCTCATCAGGTAACCACGGCAGAGAGCCTGAGTCATTGTGACCAGAACAGCCAGTTTATCATCACGCATCTTTCAGCACCTTGTATCTGtgaaagaattttttttaatgcttcttatttttatattgagATAACCCTCCAACAGGAAATAGTATTTTCATGCAGTCCTATTTACCTCTGTTTGAAGTCACCATAGAGGATTTTGCTTGAGAAGCCCTTTCTGCAAATTCTGATACCCTCCAGTACACCGTTACACCTCAGCTGGTGGATAACCAGGAAGTTCTCCATGAGACCTATAAAACAGGTTATATCAAGAGCTTTGAATATAAACAATTCACATTAAAAAATCTGAAAGTCCTTCTTTACTTCACCTGGAGTCTTGGACTCATTGGGAATTAGACAACACACAAAGTGAGGATGAGTGCTCCTCAAGTTGGTCATGAGCTTCCCCAAGTTCTCCTGTGGAAGATAAAAAGGAGTTCTATCTCTTTTCAAATACAGCAGTATTGTCTTTATATCAGATTCAAATCCTTTGTACATACCCTGAACTGGGAGGACACAGTCTGCATGGAGCCACCCTTCTTCTTGCCTCCCTTCTTGGTAGGGtctttacaaacattaaaattataAACCAAATTGTCAATTCAAATTAGCTAATTAAATAATTCTCTGTTTGTAATATGCACttgtaatgtataaaattataCTCAACAACAGCTGGGTAGAGAGTAGCCAGAAGTTTGACAGAAGATTTCTGGTACTACTGTAAAACAGACTCATTCAGTGGATCCTTGTTCTTGTCCAACCAGCCAGTGACGTTGTAGTCCACAGTTCCAGCATAGTGAACCAAAGAGAAGTGGGCCTCAGGTTTGCCTTTGACAGGCTTTGGTTTCTGGAAGGCTTGGTTTTTGCCAAGGTGCTGATCAAACAGCTTGTTTTTGAAGGAAGCGTCTGAAGCCTTGGGGAACATGCACTCCTCTTCAAGAATGGAGAAGACACCCATGGGCTATTTGTAAATGAAAGAGGAGTATTactaaatgtttcacattttaagaaatgtaaattataaaaatagtaaaaaacaaTAGCTAGTACAACCTTCTCAATGAGCTCAATGCAAGAAGCCAAGTCCATGCCGAAGTCAATGAATGCCCAAACAATGCCCTCCTTCTTGTACTCCTCTTGTTCCAGCACAAACATGTGGTGGTTGAAGAACTGTTGCAGTTTTTCATTGGTGAAATTGATGCATAGCTGCTCCATGCTGTTATACTA from Xyrauchen texanus isolate HMW12.3.18 chromosome 3, RBS_HiC_50CHRs, whole genome shotgun sequence includes these protein-coding regions:
- the LOC127630302 gene encoding myosin heavy chain, fast skeletal muscle-like, translating into MEQIKRNSQRVIESMQSTLDSEVRSRNDALRIKKKMEGDLNEMEIHLSHSNRQAAEAQKQLRNVQGQLKDAQLHLDDALRGQEDMKEQVAMVERRNSLMQAEIEELRAALEQTERGRKVAEQELVDVSERVGLLHSQNTSLMNTKKKLEADLVQIQSEVDDTVQEARNAEEKAKKAITDAAMMAEELKKEQDTSAHLERMKKNLEVTVKDLQHRLDEAENLAMKGERNNSRNWSQESVSLRLKLRQNRDVELMLLKVFANMRGE